One region of Azoarcus sp. CIB genomic DNA includes:
- a CDS encoding malonyl-CoA decarboxylase, with protein MAPGLVSRSLSKVREIVAGATGRNGEPTEKQLDRIRRLLHECAENRGGEVSTRIRAARLADTYLKLDDAGRHAFLRIIALEFGPEPKRIAKAHEAYQAAVGTAKQWDAEAQLRAAMRSSRIRILTQFNAIPQGVKFLVDLRADLLRFLDDDKELKSLDRELEARLTAWFDVGFLELARVTWNSPAALLEKIVQYEAVHEIRSWKDLKNRLGSDRRCYAFFHPRMPQEPLIFVEIALLDDLADNVQKLLDENAPAADAERADTAIFYSISATQDGLRGVSFGNFLLKRVVDDLQRDFPRLKTFATLSPIPGLVKWAARNAKEIVATFGEEDWKRLAAAGIEGPESPLLAQVLAGDPEWAGNPAVARALRDPLLKATAAYLLEAKRDKLPLDAVARFHLGNGARVERLNWLADTSAKGLGQSWGVMVNYLYDPDRIVDNVEAFVDTGRIDAAAGVRRLARR; from the coding sequence ATGGCACCCGGATTGGTATCGCGCAGTCTTTCGAAAGTCCGCGAAATCGTCGCCGGCGCGACCGGCCGCAACGGCGAACCGACCGAGAAGCAGCTGGACCGGATCCGCCGTCTACTGCACGAATGTGCGGAGAACCGGGGGGGCGAGGTCTCGACACGCATCCGCGCGGCACGCCTTGCCGACACCTACCTGAAGCTCGACGACGCCGGGCGCCATGCCTTCCTGCGCATCATCGCACTCGAGTTCGGCCCCGAGCCGAAACGCATCGCCAAGGCGCACGAGGCCTATCAGGCTGCCGTCGGCACGGCGAAGCAGTGGGATGCCGAGGCGCAGCTGCGCGCGGCGATGCGCTCGTCGCGCATCCGCATCCTGACCCAGTTCAACGCGATTCCGCAGGGCGTGAAGTTCCTCGTGGACCTGCGCGCCGACCTGCTGCGCTTTCTCGACGACGACAAGGAGCTGAAGTCGCTCGACCGCGAACTCGAGGCGCGCCTCACGGCGTGGTTCGACGTCGGCTTCCTCGAGCTCGCACGGGTGACATGGAACTCTCCCGCGGCGCTGCTGGAGAAGATCGTCCAGTACGAGGCGGTGCACGAGATCCGCTCGTGGAAGGACCTCAAGAACCGGCTCGGCTCGGACCGCCGCTGCTACGCCTTCTTCCATCCGCGCATGCCGCAGGAGCCGCTGATCTTCGTCGAGATCGCGCTGCTCGACGACCTCGCCGACAACGTCCAGAAGCTGCTCGACGAGAACGCACCGGCGGCGGACGCGGAGCGTGCCGACACGGCGATCTTCTATTCGATCAGCGCCACGCAGGACGGATTGCGCGGGGTTTCCTTCGGCAACTTCCTGCTCAAGCGCGTCGTCGATGACCTGCAGCGCGACTTCCCCCGCCTGAAGACCTTTGCAACGCTGTCGCCGATCCCGGGTCTGGTGAAATGGGCGGCCAGGAATGCCAAGGAGATCGTGGCCACGTTCGGCGAAGAGGACTGGAAACGCCTTGCCGCCGCCGGCATAGAAGGGCCGGAATCCCCCCTCCTCGCCCAAGTGCTTGCGGGCGACCCGGAGTGGGCGGGCAATCCGGCCGTCGCCCGCGCGCTGCGCGATCCGCTGCTCAAGGCGACCGCCGCCTATCTCCTCGAAGCCAAGCGCGACAAGCTGCCGCTCGATGCCGTCGCCCGCTTCCATCTCGGCAACGGCGCGCGCGTCGAGCGGCTCAACTGGCTCGCCGACACCTCGGCGAAGGGGCTCGGCCAGTCGTGGGGCGTCATGGTCAATTACCTGTACGACCCGGACCGCATCGTCGACAACGTCGAGGCCTTCGTGGACACGGGCCGTATCGACGCCGCGGCGGGCGTCAGGCGCCTCGCACGACGATAA
- a CDS encoding YceH family protein — translation MTEQSAPDSATDGFDLDPIETRVLGVLIEKAFVTPDAYPLSLNGIVTGCNQLTGREPVMSLSDGEVQAAVDSLMARKLVSRRDQASGRVAKYEHLVRLRHSLPPPEQSVLAVLLLRGAQTAGEIRQRAERMHRFDDIAAVETVLEHLAEKYPPMADALPRAPGTKETRYAHLLGGTAAFEAMGESLAGAPAGGAARGRTTELEDEVRRLREELDRLRSEFDTFRTQFD, via the coding sequence ATGACCGAGCAAAGCGCCCCCGATTCCGCCACCGATGGCTTCGACCTCGATCCGATAGAAACCCGCGTGCTGGGCGTCCTGATCGAAAAGGCCTTCGTGACCCCGGACGCCTATCCCTTGTCCCTGAACGGCATCGTCACCGGGTGCAACCAGCTGACCGGGCGCGAGCCCGTGATGAGCCTGTCGGACGGCGAAGTCCAGGCCGCGGTCGACAGCCTGATGGCGCGCAAGCTGGTGTCGCGGCGCGATCAGGCAAGCGGACGGGTGGCCAAGTACGAGCACCTCGTGCGCCTGCGCCATTCGCTGCCGCCGCCCGAACAGTCCGTCCTCGCGGTATTGCTGCTGCGCGGCGCGCAGACGGCCGGGGAAATCCGCCAGCGCGCCGAACGCATGCACCGCTTCGACGACATCGCGGCGGTCGAGACGGTGCTGGAGCACCTCGCGGAGAAGTACCCGCCCATGGCCGACGCGCTGCCGCGCGCACCCGGCACCAAGGAGACGCGCTACGCGCACCTGCTGGGCGGAACGGCGGCCTTCGAGGCGATGGGCGAGTCGCTCGCGGGCGCACCCGCCGGCGGCGCGGCACGCGGGCGCACGACCGAACTGGAAGACGAGGTGCGCCGCCTGCGCGAGGAACTCGACCGGCTGCGCAGCGAATTCGACACCTTCCGCACCCAGTTCGACTGA
- a CDS encoding EAL domain-containing protein, which produces MKLSLRLSSIRMRLLLASTVVQVVLLTLLLANSVRLMNQATNASLNTLVNQNATMLHAMAVAYGDMGEFDALQDVLGELLSEADEGLIYVRIVAPDRRVLVNAGLPDTQSLPEVDHTNARGGAGGGVVHVRRPLLLERNEVGFLQFGVSVSVLAAARKAITEQGAAIALAEILLTFGLLSGIGYLLTRNLSRLLAGSEAIAAGKLDHRLPENGHDELARLARRFNVMAANLQDRIGELQDSAERLKTSEQRYELAIQGAHDGLWDWNIPEGQVYCSPRYCEIAGLTAGRLYYSPDEVLTGIHPDDAPGYRAKMIEHLKGFSTQFKCEYRARQQDGSYRWVMTRGVAVRGGDDLAVRMAGSISDVHDHKLAQVRLQYDALHDGLTGLPNRALFLEHVRSALGQQRRAGGQDFAVLAINLQRFRLVNDSFGHEAGDALLRQVARTLQETLRYGDIAARVGGDQFALLLNRIENPAEALRLAEALRERLSKPTSVAGQILYPKFRIGMALSSDYQDSENGDTMLRDADNALQRTRQRGGDSVAIFHASMHAQALESLQLEGDLRDALTRNELSVHFQPIVALASGSITSFEALVRWRHPARGMLPPNLFVPLAETLGLIHELDMRVLTRACERIAQWRERACNDAAVPKVSVNLSATQFARPDLAGEIIAEVDRHGLPREMLRFEVTESVLAQPEGPAAEILQKLRTAGMSVLIDDFGTGYSALSYLHTIPCDLVKLDGSFVRSLENDERLRTIVARSIELAHDLGMRVVAECIETTRQAELLLGMGCDYGQGYLFARPLDDDAVEHLLFGQQLAQEASA; this is translated from the coding sequence GTGAAACTCTCGCTCCGTCTCAGCTCGATCCGCATGCGGCTGCTGCTCGCCAGCACCGTGGTGCAGGTCGTGCTCTTGACGCTGCTGCTCGCGAACAGCGTCCGCCTGATGAACCAGGCGACCAACGCGAGCCTCAACACGCTCGTCAACCAGAACGCCACGATGCTGCATGCGATGGCGGTCGCGTACGGCGACATGGGCGAGTTCGACGCCCTGCAGGATGTGCTCGGCGAACTGTTGAGCGAGGCCGACGAAGGCCTCATCTACGTGCGTATCGTCGCGCCGGACCGGCGCGTGCTGGTCAACGCCGGTTTGCCGGACACGCAGTCCTTGCCGGAGGTCGACCACACCAACGCCCGGGGCGGAGCCGGCGGCGGGGTCGTGCATGTGCGCCGGCCGCTGCTGCTCGAACGCAACGAGGTCGGGTTCCTGCAGTTCGGCGTGTCCGTGTCGGTGCTGGCGGCGGCGCGCAAGGCGATCACGGAACAGGGCGCGGCGATCGCGCTGGCGGAAATCCTGCTGACCTTCGGCCTGTTGTCGGGCATCGGCTACCTGCTGACACGCAACCTGAGCCGCTTGCTCGCGGGCAGCGAGGCGATCGCGGCAGGCAAACTGGACCATCGCCTGCCCGAGAACGGCCACGACGAACTGGCCCGGCTGGCACGGCGTTTCAACGTGATGGCGGCGAACCTGCAGGACCGCATCGGCGAACTGCAGGACTCGGCCGAACGCCTGAAGACCAGCGAACAGCGCTACGAACTGGCGATCCAGGGCGCGCACGACGGCCTGTGGGACTGGAACATCCCCGAGGGACAGGTCTACTGCTCGCCGCGCTACTGCGAGATCGCGGGCCTGACGGCCGGACGCCTCTACTACAGCCCCGACGAAGTCCTGACCGGCATCCACCCCGACGATGCGCCGGGCTACCGGGCGAAGATGATCGAGCACCTGAAGGGTTTCAGTACCCAGTTCAAGTGCGAATACCGGGCGCGCCAGCAGGACGGCAGCTACCGCTGGGTCATGACGCGGGGGGTCGCAGTGCGCGGCGGCGACGACCTCGCCGTGCGCATGGCCGGATCGATCAGCGACGTACACGACCACAAGCTGGCACAGGTCCGCCTGCAGTACGACGCGCTGCACGACGGCCTGACCGGACTGCCGAACCGCGCCCTGTTCCTCGAACACGTGCGAAGCGCCCTTGGGCAGCAGCGCCGCGCGGGCGGGCAGGACTTCGCGGTGCTGGCGATCAACCTGCAACGCTTCCGGCTCGTGAATGACAGTTTCGGCCACGAGGCCGGCGATGCGCTGCTCCGCCAGGTCGCGCGCACGCTCCAGGAAACGCTGCGCTACGGCGATATCGCGGCACGGGTCGGCGGCGACCAGTTCGCGCTGCTGCTCAACCGCATCGAGAACCCCGCCGAGGCGCTGCGTCTCGCCGAAGCGCTGCGCGAGCGCCTATCCAAGCCGACCAGTGTTGCGGGCCAGATACTGTATCCGAAGTTCCGCATCGGCATGGCGTTGAGCAGTGACTACCAGGACAGCGAGAACGGCGACACGATGCTGCGCGATGCGGACAACGCGTTGCAGCGCACCCGCCAGCGCGGCGGGGACTCGGTCGCGATCTTCCATGCCTCCATGCACGCGCAGGCGCTGGAAAGCCTGCAGCTCGAGGGCGACCTGCGCGACGCGCTGACGCGCAACGAACTCAGCGTGCATTTCCAGCCCATCGTCGCGCTCGCCAGCGGCTCGATTACTAGCTTCGAGGCACTTGTGCGCTGGCGCCACCCCGCCCGCGGCATGCTGCCGCCGAATCTGTTCGTGCCGCTGGCCGAGACGCTGGGCCTCATCCATGAACTCGACATGCGGGTGCTGACGCGCGCCTGCGAGCGCATCGCGCAGTGGCGCGAACGCGCATGCAACGATGCCGCCGTTCCCAAGGTCAGCGTCAACCTGTCGGCGACGCAGTTCGCGCGCCCGGATCTCGCCGGCGAGATCATCGCCGAGGTGGACCGCCACGGCCTGCCGCGGGAGATGCTGCGCTTCGAGGTCACCGAGAGCGTGCTCGCCCAACCGGAAGGGCCCGCAGCCGAGATCCTGCAGAAGCTACGCACGGCGGGGATGTCGGTACTGATCGACGACTTCGGTACAGGCTATTCGGCACTGAGCTACCTGCACACGATCCCTTGCGACCTCGTGAAGCTCGACGGGTCCTTCGTGCGCTCGCTCGAGAACGACGAGCGCCTGCGCACGATCGTCGCACGCAGCATAGAACTCGCCCACGACCTCGGAATGCGCGTGGTCGCGGAATGCATCGAAACTACACGGCAGGCGGAACTGCTGCTCGGGATGGGCTGCGACTACGGTCAGGGTTATCTGTTCGCACGTCCGCTCGATGACGACGCGGTCGAACACTTGCTGTTCGGCCAACAGTTGGCCCAGGAGGCCAGTGCATGA
- the lgt gene encoding prolipoprotein diacylglyceryl transferase yields the protein MLIHPQFDPIALSIGPLSVRWYGLMYLVAFVLFMLLGRAHARRRPETGWTPQQIDDLLMYGMLGVVIGGRLGEVLFFQPAYYLAHPAEILAVWKGGMSFHGGFLGVLAAMWLYGRRTGKGFWNVTDFIAPLVPTGLAAGRIGNFINGELWGRPVDGDLPWAMIYPWVDSLPRHPSQLYQAAGEGLLLFVLLWLYAATPRPARAVSAMFLIGYATLRFAAEFFRTPDPGIFGILSLGLSTAQWLCVPMFVAGAWLLAVSRGKGAGTR from the coding sequence ATGCTGATCCATCCGCAGTTCGACCCGATCGCCCTGTCGATCGGACCGCTGTCGGTCCGTTGGTACGGCCTGATGTATCTCGTCGCGTTCGTGCTGTTCATGCTGCTCGGGCGCGCCCACGCGCGCCGCCGCCCCGAAACGGGATGGACGCCGCAGCAGATCGACGACCTGCTGATGTACGGGATGCTGGGCGTCGTGATCGGCGGACGGCTGGGCGAGGTGCTGTTCTTCCAGCCGGCCTACTATCTCGCGCATCCGGCCGAGATCCTCGCCGTATGGAAAGGCGGGATGAGCTTCCACGGCGGGTTCCTCGGCGTGCTAGCGGCGATGTGGCTGTATGGCAGGCGCACGGGCAAGGGTTTCTGGAACGTCACGGATTTCATTGCGCCGCTGGTGCCGACCGGCCTCGCCGCGGGGCGCATCGGCAACTTCATCAATGGCGAGCTGTGGGGCCGGCCGGTGGACGGCGACCTGCCCTGGGCGATGATCTACCCGTGGGTAGATAGTCTGCCGCGCCATCCGTCGCAGCTCTACCAGGCGGCCGGAGAGGGGCTCCTGCTGTTCGTGCTGCTGTGGCTGTATGCGGCAACGCCACGCCCTGCGCGGGCGGTGTCGGCGATGTTCCTGATCGGATACGCGACATTGCGTTTTGCCGCGGAATTCTTCCGTACCCCGGATCCGGGGATTTTCGGCATTCTCTCGCTGGGGCTGTCGACGGCGCAGTGGCTGTGCGTGCCGATGTTTGTCGCCGGAGCATGGCTGCTCGCAGTGAGTCGCGGCAAGGGTGCAGGCACCCGCTGA